The Acidimicrobiia bacterium genome segment TCACGGGCGGTTCACGCGGTGGTGAGCTCGCGCTGCTCGTCGCCGCACACGACGAACACATCGGCGCGGTCGTCAGCGTCGTGGGCAGCGGCGTGCTGACGCCCGGCATCGACTTCGGTCGGGGCGCGCTGCTCGACATCCTCACCCACGCTCCGCCGTCGTGGACGATCGGTGGCTCGCCCCTCCCGTTCCTCGACCATGTCTTCCCCGAGGAGCTGCGCGCCGGCGTCGCGGCGCGCCGGCCCGTGCGGCTCGCGCTCGCGTTCGCGCCACCGCCGAGCGATCCCCTCGAGCTCGAACGGGTGAGCATCCGCGTGGAGAACACCCGCGGCGCCGTGCTGCTCGTCTCCGCGGCCGACGACGGCGGCTGGCCGAGCACGCCCTACAGCCAGGTCGCCGCCGACCGCCTCGCGGCGGCCGGGCATCGGTTCCCGTACGAGCACCGGATCCTCGACGCCGGTCACCTCATCGCGGGACCGCCGGGTGCGCCGATGAAGACCACGACCGGGCCGGGGCCCGGCGTCACCTTCGAGATGGGCGGAACGCCCGCCGCGAACACCGCGGCGCGGGCCGAGGCCTGGCGGCTCACCGTCGACTGGTTCCGCGAGCACCTGTAGCCGGAGTCCGCGCGCCGACCGATCGGTTCCGAAACGGTCGAGAATTCGTGTCCCGGCGCACGTCAGGAGCGCGAGCCGAGCCGGCTTGCGTCCTCGGCGACGAGGGAGAACGCGCCGGCGCCGGGGCGCTCCGGACCGAAATCCGCATCTTTGGCGCAGTTCTCGATAGCGTGCCCGTCGGGCGTAGGCGCTGGCCGCCTCCAGCGCGGGAGGACTGACGCATGAGAACTGTGAAGACTTTGACTGGCCTCGCGATCGTTGCCGTGTCGCTGGCCATCGCGATACCGGCCGGCGCGCACACGTTCGCGGTCACGGGGAGCGCGTCCTGCTCCGACGGATCGCACCTGGTGACGTGGAGTATCACGAATGATCTCCCGCGCAAGGACATGAACGTCAGCGCGACCGCGGAGGCGGCAGGTACTGCGTACGACGTGTCGGTGGTGACGAACCCGGTACCGGGCGGTGGCACCACGTCGGCCACGACGGTGGTCCCCGGCGCGGTCACCGGCGACATCACGATCACGGTCGTCGCGACGTGGCCCGACGAGTTCACGAGGACCGAGACCGCGACCGTCGGACTGCCGACCGCGTGCTCCACGACGACCTCCACCACACCGCCGACGACGGTGACGTCGCCCACGTCGACCGTGCCGCAGTCCGTCGAGGGCGTGTCGACGTCGGTCGTGCCGTCGACGACGACACCTACCGGTGTCGAGGCGGCCGAGTGCGGCCCGGGCGAGCTCGCCTGCACGGGTTCCGACACCGGAACGCCGGTGGCCGTCGGCTTCGGGCTGTTGGTCGTCGGTGCGGCGATGATCGCGATCCGGCGCCGGCCGGTCGAGGACCGCTGAGCGAACACCTTTCGAACGACCGGATCGCGCGTCGGCCTCGGGTCGGCGCGCGATTCGCGTCGCCTGCCGGCGCGATGACCGCCGCGGCACATGATCCTCGTCGATGCCAAGGACTCGTCGCGGCTGCTCGCGCGATCGGGCGGACGTCGTAGTAGACACGCGCCGGATGGTCACCGACTCGCGAGAGGGGGACGCCGTGCCGCGCCGCCGCTGAGCCGCTTGGTGTGTGCATCCGGTCGGATGCAGCCGATCCGGGCTCCGCGGTCGCGTCGAGACGTGCGTGACGGGGGCTCGCTGACTTCACGCACTCGAAGGAGTCCCCATGACGTTCGATGTCGACGCGTTCGAGCGCGTCGTCTCCGATGTTGTCCTCCCGCACGCGCGCACGATCGACGCGAACGGCGAGTGGCCGACGGAAGGTCTGGCCGCGCTGACCGCGGCCGGAGTGCTCGGGCTCACCGTCGCGAGCGATCAGGGCGGCGGCGGGGGGTCGATGGCCGATGCCGCGCTCGTGATCGAGCGCCTCGCGACCGCCTGCGGCTCGACCGCGATGATCGTCCTGATGCACTACGCCGCGACCGCGGTGATCGAGGCGCACGGTCCGGCCGAGGTTCGTTCGGCGATCGGTGCGGGTTCGCATCTGACCACGCTGGCGTTCTCGGAGTTCGGTTCACGCAGCCACTTCTGGGCACCCGCGGGCACCGCGACGATCGCCGGCGACCGAGCACGACTCGATGCGCGCAAGAGCTGGGTCACGAGCGCGCGCGCCGCGACGAGCTACGTGTGGTCGAGTCGCGCGGTTGCGGGCGACGCGGGCATGACGCTGTGGCTCGTGCCGTCCGCCACGCCGGGTTTGGAGTGTGGAAGCGAGTTCGACGGTCTGGGCCTCCGCGGCAACGGCTCGGTGCCCGTCACCGCCACCGGTGCCGCGATCGATCGTGACGCGCAGCTCGGCGACGACGGCGCCGGCCTCGACATCGCGCTCGCGACCGCGCTGCCGTGGTTCCTCGTGCTGAGCGCCGCGTTCTCGCTCGGACTCATGGAGGCGGTCACGAGCGAGACCGGATCGCACTTGTCGTCGACGCGCCTCGAGCATCTCGGTGTGACGCTGATCGAGCAGCCGATCGTGCGCGCCGACTTCGCTCGCATGCGGCTCGCGACCGACGCGACGAGGGCGTTCCTCGCCGACACGCTCGGTGCGCTCGCCGCGGGTCGCGAGGATGCGGTGCTGCGCGTGCTCGAGAGCAAGGCGCTCGCGGCGGAGGCCGCGATCGACGTGACCGACCTCGCGATGAAGGTGTGCGGCGGCGCGGCGTTCCGCAAGGAGCTCGGCATCGAGCGCCGCTTCCGCGACTCGCGCGCCGCGCGGGTGATGGCACCGACCACCGACGCGTTGCTCGACTTCGTCGGGCGCGCGGTCAGCGGCCTGCCGCTGCTCGACGCATGAGCGCCGGTGACCGTGCGCTGCTGCTCGGCGCCGTGGCCTACGACCCGAAGGTGGTGACGATCTGGGACGGCTTCCGCGCGTGGTTCGCGGAGCAGGATCTGCCGTTCGACTTCGTCCTCTACTCGAACTACGAGCGTCAGGTCGACGACCTCATCGCCGGGCGCATCGACGTGGCGTGGAACTCGCCGCTCGCGTGGGTGCGCGCGCGGCGCGCCGCCGTGGCCGCGGGTTGCCGGGTCTCCGCGCCGATCATGCGCGACACCGATCGTGACCTCACTTCGATCGTGATCGCGCGCGCCGGGAGCGGGATCGAGACCACCAATGATCTCCGGGGCAAGGTCGTGGCAACGGGCGCGGTCGACTCCCCGCAGGCGACGCTGCTGCCGCTCGACCGTTTG includes the following:
- a CDS encoding acyl-CoA thioester hydrolase/BAAT C-terminal domain-containing protein, with the protein product MPMAVETTEIRDDGIVGVLATPTGSDPTPGVLLLGGSEGGLHARDAEALAAEGFTVLALGYFGMPGLPRGLVEIPLEYVTHALGWLGARSRDPDRLGVTGGSRGGELALLVAAHDEHIGAVVSVVGSGVLTPGIDFGRGALLDILTHAPPSWTIGGSPLPFLDHVFPEELRAGVAARRPVRLALAFAPPPSDPLELERVSIRVENTRGAVLLVSAADDGGWPSTPYSQVAADRLAAAGHRFPYEHRILDAGHLIAGPPGAPMKTTTGPGPGVTFEMGGTPAANTAARAEAWRLTVDWFREHL
- a CDS encoding acyl-CoA dehydrogenase family protein, producing MTFDVDAFERVVSDVVLPHARTIDANGEWPTEGLAALTAAGVLGLTVASDQGGGGGSMADAALVIERLATACGSTAMIVLMHYAATAVIEAHGPAEVRSAIGAGSHLTTLAFSEFGSRSHFWAPAGTATIAGDRARLDARKSWVTSARAATSYVWSSRAVAGDAGMTLWLVPSATPGLECGSEFDGLGLRGNGSVPVTATGAAIDRDAQLGDDGAGLDIALATALPWFLVLSAAFSLGLMEAVTSETGSHLSSTRLEHLGVTLIEQPIVRADFARMRLATDATRAFLADTLGALAAGREDAVLRVLESKALAAEAAIDVTDLAMKVCGGAAFRKELGIERRFRDSRAARVMAPTTDALLDFVGRAVSGLPLLDA